The genomic segment TTGTTGACGGTCTCAATTCCGAGAATCGGGCGATGAATTACGCGAATTGCATTTGCCGGGACTACACCGGAAGATCCAGTGACTACCGCCTGCACCGGAACTTCAACGCTGAGATTTCCGCGTCGCAAAGTTTGCGCCTGGATAGTTTCAAACAACACCGGTGGCGGCTCGGCGGTAGAGAGCTTGGTGCCCGCGGGAATGAAAATGTCGGCCGGAGAAGGTGTCGACCGTCCGAAGATGACGGTGCCTGAAGCGAAGGTGACATTGCGACGCGTGACGCCTACAAGGGCAGAAATTTGATCGAGATCGCGTCCGCCGGCGGTGTCGAGGAAGCCGGATTTATACACCTCTTCCAATTGCCGTGAGACGACTGCAAACTCGCGCGCGAAACTTTCCGCGAGCAGCCGGGTTACGCTTCCCGGATTGCGATCCGTAAGCTTCGGAGCGGCGCCCCCTTCGGATAGAGATTCAAAGTTTGCGTAAAAAGTCGTCCCCTCGTCCGGCCAGACTGCGTCCGCTTTCGGGGTGCCGTCGTCACGTTTTAACCAATCGATAATCGAGCCTTCCAACAACCTGTAATCGAGGTTGAAGCGAAAACGGCGATAAACTCCGTTGGCAATTCCAAAGACCTGGACGGTATTCGGGATGATCGGATCCGGATCGGTGAGCCGGTACGGTTCCAGCTCCTTCAGAAAACGAAAATGCTGCCGCACGGCGCCGCCGGTAAGCGCCATCAACAGATCGTCAACGAATTGGGCGTATGGCTCAGACGCGTAACTCAAAATGCGACTCC from the Candidatus Angelobacter sp. genome contains:
- a CDS encoding baseplate J/gp47 family protein; this encodes MSYASEPYAQFVDDLLMALTGGAVRQHFRFLKELEPYRLTDPDPIIPNTVQVFGIANGVYRRFRFNLDYRLLEGSIIDWLKRDDGTPKADAVWPDEGTTFYANFESLSEGGAAPKLTDRNPGSVTRLLAESFAREFAVVSRQLEEVYKSGFLDTAGGRDLDQISALVGVTRRNVTFASGTVIFGRSTPSPADIFIPAGTKLSTAEPPPVLFETIQAQTLRRGNLSVEVPVQAVVTGSSGVVPANAIRVIHRPILGIETVN